A genomic window from Haliaeetus albicilla chromosome 10, bHalAlb1.1, whole genome shotgun sequence includes:
- the FCSK gene encoding L-fucose kinase isoform X3 has translation MAAEWSVVLLTCQRGGCVSAFQRELEARRLRGGLGPRPPPLLLAVEDPWARLGSGGATLNALLVAAEHLSARAGCTVVTSDVLREARILILHMGRDFSFDDCGRAFTCLPVEEPGALAEALVCNLDSLLGTMTHRLCVGSPPGVWVCSTDMLLTVPSATGIDWDGFQGVRVIAVPGSQMYARNHGVYLTDEQGLVRDIIYKGTEAQIRQCAGPDGTVPLVCGVVFFSSDAAEQLLATHVIPPLDACTYMGLDSGAPPIQLSLFFDIVLCMARGMTEEDFVKGGADASARSARSVLWTALRAFPLSMACIPDASYDYMTTSASDHIRSLTLLPGSASHLRFCKTAHSHVDQPCLLEDGSSVTNCLLEGVVRLAAGSVIQHCHLQGPLEIGPGCLLSGLAVGSSPALQGCPLRDIVLQGHHVRLRDLPCRVFTLTGRLDDWQSPAEEATYLNMPWAEFFHRTGIREGDLWDAETPRRSRCLLSARLFPVLHACEALGLDDVLWLLAPAAVAGKRLACWRTAWRMSWQELLPCLDKAAELGARRALFFLQGQRKVRTVLLGRRDSSLLPLARSAVHEGYHEAVLGTLDEVASTAGDAGIAARALACIAEVLGCMARGEGGLRSGPAANREWASAFGHLESGDIAGGVRELAAERQKWMSRPALLVRAARHYEGAEQILIRQAVMSSCQFVTVGQVELPPLGHWVQVACPARLDLSGGWSDTPPITYEHGGAVVDVAVLVDGCRPIGARVRRISEPELRLVSLGGTSRSEAVAELVCRELEHLQDYCQPHAPGALLKAAFICTQVVQFPSQKPLQTQLMESFGGGFEVHTWSKLPHGSGLGTSSILAGAVMASLYRAAGKAASTESLIHAVLHLEQRLTTGGGWQDQVGGLVPGIKIGRSKAQLPLRVEVEKILVPDSFTQTLNDHLLLVYTGKTRLARNLLQDVVRNWYARLPCTVQNADALVSNAEECAQALRQGTGQLQHPQHRSGHQRFLCGGCGM, from the exons ATGGCGGCGGAGTGGAGCGTCGTCCTCCTCACCTGCCAGCGCGGCGGCTGCGTCTCCGCCTTCCAGCGAG AGCTGGAGGCCCGCCGGCTGAGGGGAGGCCTGGgcccgcgcccccccccgctcctcctgGCCGTGGAGGACCCCTGGGCCCGCCTGGGCAGCGGCGGGGCCACCCTCAACGCCTTGCTGGTGGCGGCCGAGCACCTCAGCGCCCGGGCGGGCTGCACG GTGGTGACCTCCGACGTCCTGAGGGAAGCCCGCATCCTCATTCTGCACATG GGCCGCGACTTCTCCTTCGATGACTGCGGCCGGGCCttcacctgcctgcccgtggaGGAGCCCGGCGCCCTGGCCGAAGCTCTGGTCTGCAACCTGGACAGCCTGCTGGGGACCATGACGCACCGG CTCTGTGTTGGCTCCCCGCCTGGTGTGTGGGTCTGCAGCACTGACATGCTCCTCACCGTGCCCTCGGCAACAG GGATTGACTGGGACGGCTTCCAGGGTGTCAGAGTGATCGCGGTGCCCGGGAGCCAGATGTATGCCAGGAACCATGGGGTCTACCTCACTGATGAGCAG GGGCTGGTGCGTGACATCATCTACAAAGGCACGGAGGCCCAGATCCGGCAGTGTGCGGGACCTGACGGCACCGTCCCACTG GTCTGCGGGGTGGTTTTCTTCTCCTCGGATGCTGCTGAGCAGCTTCTGGCCACCCACGTCATCCCTCCTCTGGACGCCTGCACCTACATGGGGCTAGACTCGGGGGCACCGCCCATCCAG ctctcccttttctttgACATTGTGCTGTGCATGGCAAGGGGGATGACAGAGGAGGATTTTGTGAAGGGTGGCGCTGACGCCAGTGCAAGGAGCGCCCGCTCCGTGCTGTGGACAGCTCTCCGTGCCTTCCCTCTTAGCATGG CCTGTATTCCCGACGCGTCCTACGACTACATGACCACGTCTGCAAGTGACCACATCCGCAGCCTGACGCTCCTGCCCGGCTCTGCCAGCCACCTCCGCTTCTGCAAAACAGCGCATTCCCACGTGGAT CAGCCCTGTCTCCTGGAGGATGGCTCTTCAGTCACCAACTGCCTGCTGGAAGGAGTCGTGCGGCTGGCGGCTGGCAGTGTCATCCAGCATTGTCACCTCCAG GGTCCCCTGGAGATCGgtcctggctgcctcctctcagGCCTCGCTGTAGGCTCCTCGCCAGCCCTGCAGGGCTGTCCGCTGCGCGACATTGTCCTGCAGGGCCACCATGTTCGGCTGCGTGACCTGCCCTGTCGTGTGTTCACTCTCACCGGCCGCCTCGATGACTGGCAG AGCCCTGCCGAAGAGGCCACCTACCTGAACATGCCCTGGGCTGAGTTTTTCCATCGGACAGGCATACG GGAAGGGGACCTTTGGGATGCTGAGACGCCGCGGAGGAGCCGCTGCCTGCTCAGTGCCCGGCTCTTCCCGGTGCTGCACGCCTGCGAAGCACTGGGGCTGGACGatgtgctgtggctgctggcCCCGGCGGCAGTGGCTGGCAAGCGGCTGGCGTGCTGGCGGACGGCCTGGCGCAtgtcctggcaggagctgctgccctgcctggaCAAGGCGGCGGAGTTGGGAGCCCGCCGGGCCCTCTTCTTCCTGCAGGGCCAGCGCAAGGTGCGGACGGTGCTGCTGGGGCGCCGGGACAGCAGCCTCCTGCCGCTCGCCCGCAGTGCCGTCCACGAGGGCTACCATGAGGCCGTGCTGGGCACGCTGGACGAGG ttGCCTCTACGGCTGGTGACGCTGGCATTGCAGCACGGGCGCTCGCCTGCATTGCCGAGGTCCTGGGCTGCATGGCACGAGGGGAAGGGGGCTTGCGGAGCGGGCCCGCTGCTAACAGGGAGTGGGCCTCGGCTTTTGGGCACCTGGAGAGTGGGGACATTGCTGGCGGTGTCCGGGAGCTGGCTGCCGAGCGGCAGAAGTGGATGAGCAG GCCGGCTCTGCTGGTGAGAGCGGCTCGGCATTACGAGGGGGCAGAGCAAATCCTCATCCGGCAGGCAGTGATGTCCTCGTGCCAGTTTGTCACAGTGGGGCAGGTGGAGCTGCCACCCTTGGGGCACTGGGTGCAGGTGGCGTGTCCGGCCCGCCTGGACCTCTCTG GCGGCTGGAGTGACACCCCCCCCATCACGTATGAGCACGGGGGGGCCGTGGTGGACGTGGCAGTGCTGGTGGATGGGTGCCGGCCCATTGGTGCCCGGGTGCGGCGCATTAGCGAGCCAGAGCTGCGCCTCGTCAGCCTTGGCGGGACGTCACGGAGTGaggcagtggcagagctggtgTGCCGAGAGCTGGAGCACTTGCAGGATTACTGCCAGCCGCATGCGCCAG gagcCTTGCTCAAAGCTGCCTTCATCTGCACTCAGGTCGTGCAGTTCCCCTCGCAGAAACCCCTGCAGACCCAGCTGATGGAGAGCTTCGGGGGTGGGTTTGAGGTGCACACCTGGTCCAAGCTGCCCCACGGGTCTGGCCTTG GTACCAGCAGCATCCTGGCAGGAGCGGTGATGGCATCGCTGTACCGGGCGGCCGGGAAGGCTGCCAGCACCGAGTCCCTCAtccatgctgtgctgcaccTGGAGCAGAGGCTCACGACAG GCGGTGGTTGGCAGGACCAGGTGGGTGGGCTCGTGCCCGGCATCAAAATCGGGAGGTCGAAGGCCCAGCTGCCGCTCAGGGTGGAGGTGGAGAAGATCCTGGTGCCCGACAGTTTTACCCAGACCCTCAACGATCACTTGCTGCTGGTGTACACGGGGAAGACTCGCCTGGCCCGCAACCTGCTCCAG GATGTGGTGAGGAACTGGTATGCCAGGCTGCCCTGCACCGTGCAAAACGCTGACGCACTGGTGAGCAACGCCGAGGAGTGTGCCCAGGCCTTGAGGCAAG gGACTGGGCAACTTCAGCATCCACAGCATCGCAGTGGACACCAGCGGTTTCTCTGTGGAGGTTGTGGGATGTGA
- the FCSK gene encoding L-fucose kinase isoform X4, translated as MAAEWSVVLLTCQRGGCVSAFQRELEARRLRGGLGPRPPPLLLAVEDPWARLGSGGATLNALLVAAEHLSARAGCTVVTSDVLREARILILHMGRDFSFDDCGRAFTCLPVEEPGALAEALVCNLDSLLGTMTHRLCVGSPPGVWVCSTDMLLTVPSATGIDWDGFQGVRVIAVPGSQMYARNHGVYLTDEQGLVRDIIYKGTEAQIRQCAGPDGTVPLVCGVVFFSSDAAEQLLATHVIPPLDACTYMGLDSGAPPIQLSLFFDIVLCMARGMTEEDFVKGGADASARSARSVLWTALRAFPLSMACIPDASYDYMTTSASDHIRSLTLLPGSASHLRFCKTAHSHVDQPCLLEDGSSVTNCLLEGVVRLAAGSVIQHCHLQGPLEIGPGCLLSGLAVGSSPALQGCPLRDIVLQGHHVRLRDLPCRVFTLTGRLDDWQSPAEEATYLNMPWAEFFHRTGIREGDLWDAETPRRSRCLLSARLFPVLHACEALGLDDVLWLLAPAAVAGKRLACWRTAWRMSWQELLPCLDKAAELGARRALFFLQGQRKVRTVLLGRRDSSLLPLARSAVHEGYHEAVLGTLDEVASTAGDAGIAARALACIAEVLGCMARGEGGLRSGPAANREWASAFGHLESGDIAGGVRELAAERQKWMSRPALLVRAARHYEGAEQILIRQAVMSSCQFVTVGQVELPPLGHWVQVACPARLDLSGGWSDTPPITYEHGGAVVDVAVLVDGCRPIGARVRRISEPELRLVSLGGTSRSEAVAELVCRELEHLQDYCQPHAPGALLKAAFICTQVVQFPSQKPLQTQLMESFGGGFEVHTWSKLPHGSGLGTSSILAGAVMASLYRAAGKAASTESLIHAVLHLEQRLTTGPGGWARARHQNREVEGPAAAQGGGGEDPGARQFYPDPQRSLAAGVHGEDSPGPQPAPGCGEELVCQAALHRAKR; from the exons ATGGCGGCGGAGTGGAGCGTCGTCCTCCTCACCTGCCAGCGCGGCGGCTGCGTCTCCGCCTTCCAGCGAG AGCTGGAGGCCCGCCGGCTGAGGGGAGGCCTGGgcccgcgcccccccccgctcctcctgGCCGTGGAGGACCCCTGGGCCCGCCTGGGCAGCGGCGGGGCCACCCTCAACGCCTTGCTGGTGGCGGCCGAGCACCTCAGCGCCCGGGCGGGCTGCACG GTGGTGACCTCCGACGTCCTGAGGGAAGCCCGCATCCTCATTCTGCACATG GGCCGCGACTTCTCCTTCGATGACTGCGGCCGGGCCttcacctgcctgcccgtggaGGAGCCCGGCGCCCTGGCCGAAGCTCTGGTCTGCAACCTGGACAGCCTGCTGGGGACCATGACGCACCGG CTCTGTGTTGGCTCCCCGCCTGGTGTGTGGGTCTGCAGCACTGACATGCTCCTCACCGTGCCCTCGGCAACAG GGATTGACTGGGACGGCTTCCAGGGTGTCAGAGTGATCGCGGTGCCCGGGAGCCAGATGTATGCCAGGAACCATGGGGTCTACCTCACTGATGAGCAG GGGCTGGTGCGTGACATCATCTACAAAGGCACGGAGGCCCAGATCCGGCAGTGTGCGGGACCTGACGGCACCGTCCCACTG GTCTGCGGGGTGGTTTTCTTCTCCTCGGATGCTGCTGAGCAGCTTCTGGCCACCCACGTCATCCCTCCTCTGGACGCCTGCACCTACATGGGGCTAGACTCGGGGGCACCGCCCATCCAG ctctcccttttctttgACATTGTGCTGTGCATGGCAAGGGGGATGACAGAGGAGGATTTTGTGAAGGGTGGCGCTGACGCCAGTGCAAGGAGCGCCCGCTCCGTGCTGTGGACAGCTCTCCGTGCCTTCCCTCTTAGCATGG CCTGTATTCCCGACGCGTCCTACGACTACATGACCACGTCTGCAAGTGACCACATCCGCAGCCTGACGCTCCTGCCCGGCTCTGCCAGCCACCTCCGCTTCTGCAAAACAGCGCATTCCCACGTGGAT CAGCCCTGTCTCCTGGAGGATGGCTCTTCAGTCACCAACTGCCTGCTGGAAGGAGTCGTGCGGCTGGCGGCTGGCAGTGTCATCCAGCATTGTCACCTCCAG GGTCCCCTGGAGATCGgtcctggctgcctcctctcagGCCTCGCTGTAGGCTCCTCGCCAGCCCTGCAGGGCTGTCCGCTGCGCGACATTGTCCTGCAGGGCCACCATGTTCGGCTGCGTGACCTGCCCTGTCGTGTGTTCACTCTCACCGGCCGCCTCGATGACTGGCAG AGCCCTGCCGAAGAGGCCACCTACCTGAACATGCCCTGGGCTGAGTTTTTCCATCGGACAGGCATACG GGAAGGGGACCTTTGGGATGCTGAGACGCCGCGGAGGAGCCGCTGCCTGCTCAGTGCCCGGCTCTTCCCGGTGCTGCACGCCTGCGAAGCACTGGGGCTGGACGatgtgctgtggctgctggcCCCGGCGGCAGTGGCTGGCAAGCGGCTGGCGTGCTGGCGGACGGCCTGGCGCAtgtcctggcaggagctgctgccctgcctggaCAAGGCGGCGGAGTTGGGAGCCCGCCGGGCCCTCTTCTTCCTGCAGGGCCAGCGCAAGGTGCGGACGGTGCTGCTGGGGCGCCGGGACAGCAGCCTCCTGCCGCTCGCCCGCAGTGCCGTCCACGAGGGCTACCATGAGGCCGTGCTGGGCACGCTGGACGAGG ttGCCTCTACGGCTGGTGACGCTGGCATTGCAGCACGGGCGCTCGCCTGCATTGCCGAGGTCCTGGGCTGCATGGCACGAGGGGAAGGGGGCTTGCGGAGCGGGCCCGCTGCTAACAGGGAGTGGGCCTCGGCTTTTGGGCACCTGGAGAGTGGGGACATTGCTGGCGGTGTCCGGGAGCTGGCTGCCGAGCGGCAGAAGTGGATGAGCAG GCCGGCTCTGCTGGTGAGAGCGGCTCGGCATTACGAGGGGGCAGAGCAAATCCTCATCCGGCAGGCAGTGATGTCCTCGTGCCAGTTTGTCACAGTGGGGCAGGTGGAGCTGCCACCCTTGGGGCACTGGGTGCAGGTGGCGTGTCCGGCCCGCCTGGACCTCTCTG GCGGCTGGAGTGACACCCCCCCCATCACGTATGAGCACGGGGGGGCCGTGGTGGACGTGGCAGTGCTGGTGGATGGGTGCCGGCCCATTGGTGCCCGGGTGCGGCGCATTAGCGAGCCAGAGCTGCGCCTCGTCAGCCTTGGCGGGACGTCACGGAGTGaggcagtggcagagctggtgTGCCGAGAGCTGGAGCACTTGCAGGATTACTGCCAGCCGCATGCGCCAG gagcCTTGCTCAAAGCTGCCTTCATCTGCACTCAGGTCGTGCAGTTCCCCTCGCAGAAACCCCTGCAGACCCAGCTGATGGAGAGCTTCGGGGGTGGGTTTGAGGTGCACACCTGGTCCAAGCTGCCCCACGGGTCTGGCCTTG GTACCAGCAGCATCCTGGCAGGAGCGGTGATGGCATCGCTGTACCGGGCGGCCGGGAAGGCTGCCAGCACCGAGTCCCTCAtccatgctgtgctgcaccTGGAGCAGAGGCTCACGACAG GACCAGGTGGGTGGGCTCGTGCCCGGCATCAAAATCGGGAGGTCGAAGGCCCAGCTGCCGCTCAGGGTGGAGGTGGAGAAGATCCTGGTGCCCGACAGTTTTACCCAGACCCTCAACGATCACTTGCTGCTGGTGTACACGGGGAAGACTCGCCTGGCCCGCAACCTGCTCCAG GATGTGGTGAGGAACTGGTATGCCAGGCTGCCCTGCACCGTGCAAAACGCTGA